Proteins encoded by one window of Paraburkholderia terrae:
- a CDS encoding MarR family winged helix-turn-helix transcriptional regulator, which produces MRHYTKDNFRLTESVGYQLVKARNLITTEMDAALKDLDISSQQMGIMLMLRQKLASTPFELSKMLGIDTGLMTRMLDKLEAKGLVVRSRDDEDRRVVNLTLTKPGIAVADQIPEIAPDVLNARLKDFTKAELNELRRLLRKFLSD; this is translated from the coding sequence GTGCGTCATTACACCAAAGACAATTTCAGGCTCACGGAGAGCGTCGGCTACCAGCTCGTGAAGGCGCGCAACCTGATCACGACGGAGATGGACGCGGCGCTGAAGGACCTCGACATCTCCAGCCAGCAAATGGGCATCATGCTGATGCTCAGGCAGAAGCTCGCGTCGACGCCGTTCGAACTGTCGAAAATGCTGGGCATCGACACCGGCCTGATGACGCGCATGCTCGACAAGCTCGAAGCGAAAGGGCTTGTGGTGCGCTCGCGCGACGACGAGGACCGCCGCGTCGTCAACCTGACGCTGACCAAACCCGGCATTGCCGTCGCCGACCAGATTCCCGAAATCGCACCCGACGTGCTCAATGCGCGCCTGAAAGACTTCACCAAGGCCGAGCTGAATGAACTGCGCCGGCTGCTGCGCAAGTTCCTGAGCGACTGA
- the norR gene encoding nitric oxide reductase transcriptional regulator NorR, whose protein sequence is MTRVKTTSSEVKLTASEVLDALIPLVEDLSRDLPERERYRRLLTTLRTLFPGDAAALLRLDDDTLVPLAIDGLSGDTLGRRFRVSDHPRFEALLSSEEPTRFPADSDLPDPYDGLVQGVSGHLEVHDCLGCPLLIGGRPWGLLTLDSLDPERFDSIDMNTLQAFLSLAAATVSVAERIDTLERNTEEERQRAEAYRQASGQSSRELIGSSTAHQQLVNEIRVVANSELTVLVTGETGVGKELVANAIHSGSPRANKPMISLNCAALPDTLVESELFGHVRGAFSGASSDRRGKFELADGGTLFLDEVGELPVGVQAKLLRVLQNGQLQRIGSDSEHKVDVRLIAATNRDLAEEVRAGRFRADLYHRLSVYPLRVPPLRERGRDVLLLAGYFLEENRARLGLLSIRLGQDAQTALLSYNWPGNVRELEHMIGRSAFKALSRHRERPRILTLTAADLGMSANNGGELPAAASLSASTGADDASETDFRSAVTAYERTLVSDALERNNHNWAAVARALGMDRANLNRLARRLGLK, encoded by the coding sequence ATGACAAGGGTTAAAACGACCTCATCAGAGGTTAAACTGACTGCATCCGAGGTGCTCGACGCGCTGATTCCGCTGGTCGAGGACCTGTCGCGCGACCTGCCGGAGCGCGAGCGCTATCGCCGTCTTCTGACGACGCTGCGCACGCTGTTCCCCGGCGATGCAGCAGCCCTGTTGCGTCTCGATGACGACACCCTCGTGCCGCTCGCCATCGACGGCCTGTCGGGCGACACCCTCGGCCGCCGATTTCGCGTGAGCGACCATCCGCGCTTCGAAGCGCTGCTGTCGAGCGAAGAGCCCACGCGTTTTCCCGCCGATTCCGATTTACCCGATCCGTACGACGGCCTCGTGCAAGGCGTGAGCGGCCATCTCGAAGTGCATGACTGCCTCGGCTGTCCGCTGCTGATCGGCGGCAGACCGTGGGGCTTGCTGACGCTCGACTCGCTTGACCCCGAGCGTTTCGACAGCATCGACATGAACACGCTGCAGGCGTTTCTGAGTCTCGCGGCGGCGACGGTGAGCGTCGCGGAGCGCATCGACACGCTCGAGCGCAACACGGAGGAAGAGCGTCAGCGCGCGGAGGCGTACCGTCAGGCAAGCGGGCAGAGCAGCCGCGAGCTGATCGGCAGCAGCACGGCGCATCAGCAGCTGGTCAACGAAATCCGCGTGGTCGCGAACAGCGAGCTGACCGTGCTCGTGACGGGCGAAACGGGTGTCGGCAAGGAACTGGTCGCGAACGCGATTCACAGCGGCTCGCCGCGCGCCAACAAGCCGATGATCAGCCTGAACTGCGCGGCGCTGCCGGATACGCTCGTCGAAAGCGAGTTGTTCGGGCACGTGCGCGGCGCATTCTCGGGCGCGTCGTCGGACCGGCGCGGCAAGTTCGAACTCGCCGACGGTGGCACGCTGTTTCTCGACGAGGTCGGCGAGTTGCCGGTCGGCGTGCAGGCCAAGCTGCTGCGCGTGTTGCAGAACGGCCAGTTGCAGCGTATCGGCTCGGATAGCGAGCACAAGGTGGACGTGCGGCTCATCGCCGCGACCAATCGCGATCTCGCCGAAGAAGTGCGTGCGGGGCGTTTTCGCGCGGATCTGTATCACCGGCTGAGCGTGTATCCGTTGCGTGTGCCGCCGCTGCGCGAGCGCGGACGCGACGTGTTGCTGCTCGCGGGCTACTTCCTCGAAGAGAACCGGGCGCGGCTCGGGCTGCTCAGCATCCGGCTGGGCCAGGACGCGCAAACCGCGCTGCTTTCGTACAACTGGCCGGGCAACGTGCGCGAGCTCGAGCATATGATCGGCCGCAGCGCGTTCAAGGCGCTGTCGCGTCATCGCGAGCGGCCACGCATTCTCACGCTGACAGCGGCGGATCTGGGCATGTCGGCGAATAACGGCGGCGAACTGCCGGCGGCTGCGTCCCTTTCGGCTTCAACGGGCGCAGACGACGCGAGCGAAACCGATTTCCGCAGCGCCGTCACCGCCTACGAGCGCACGCTCGTCAGCGACGCGCTGGAACGCAACAACCACAACTGGGCAGCCGTCGCGCGCGCGCTCGGCATGGATCGCGCGAATCTGAACCGGCTCGCGAGGCGTCTTGGCCTGAAATAA
- a CDS encoding MarR family winged helix-turn-helix transcriptional regulator: protein MSHYSKEDFHLTDNVGFAITKARNLLTGRMDAAVKGLNVRAHHIGIFMSLLRGIDTTPATLSRHLGIDTGLMTRTLDKLETLGLLTRTRSADDRRVVNLELTEAGREVASRIAEIAPDVLNERLQCFTKDEFDELRRLLGKFLND from the coding sequence ATGTCGCACTATTCGAAGGAAGATTTTCATTTGACCGACAACGTCGGTTTCGCGATCACGAAGGCGCGCAACCTCTTGACGGGACGGATGGATGCAGCGGTGAAGGGTCTGAACGTGCGGGCGCACCACATTGGGATTTTCATGTCGCTGTTGCGCGGCATCGACACGACGCCGGCCACGCTGTCGCGCCATCTCGGCATCGACACGGGCCTGATGACGCGCACGCTCGACAAGCTCGAAACGCTCGGCTTGCTGACGCGCACGCGCAGCGCGGATGACCGCCGCGTCGTGAATCTCGAACTCACCGAGGCGGGCCGCGAAGTCGCTTCGCGCATCGCGGAGATCGCCCCCGATGTGCTGAACGAGCGTCTTCAGTGCTTCACCAAAGACGAATTCGACGAACTGCGCCGTCTGCTTGGCAAGTTCCTCAACGATTGA